GATGGGCTATATGTGTGGGGAGCAGCTAATATATTAATAAGTTCTTCCATTAAAAGTACCACAGCTTTTGGTAAAATTACAGTTAATGGCAAAGCAGACGGTCTGCCTGCTGGTGTAATGCCTACCGATGTAAAAATGATGTTTGGATCTTACGGAACGTTAGCTATTGTAACCTGCAGTGGTGAGGCTTGGGTATTGTCTATGAATGGTGCTAAAAATGGGGATGGTACAGCACAGAATGCAGTCAACAATGTGATCTGGCACCGTGTAAAAACATCGGCGATCGATAATCTTAACAACGTTGTAGCCATGCGAGGTACAACAAATGCTTTGTTTGCTTTAACTTCCGAAGGAAAACTCTATACTTGGGGTACAGGTACGTATATTAATAACGGAGCTGCCGCCAACAGAACATATGCTACGGAAGTATCTGCCCCAGCAGGAATTACTCCTAAGATGATTGGGATGACAGGTGGTTCATACTATCTGCTGGCTGACAATGGAAAACTCTATACCATGGGAAATAATGCCTACAAACAATTAGGAGATGGTACCACTACAACCAAAACGACTTGGGTACAGCCGCTAAAAGTAACCAATCAGAATGGACAGGGTACGGGGCTATTAGAGAATATTGTATGGATCTCACCTAGCGAACATGCTGAAGATGCTGGTGGTCAACTTAGTGCTATTAATGTATTGACTAATAATAATAAACTATGGGCTTGGGGATCTAATAGTGGTTATATGATCGGAGGAGCCGTAGAGTCCGCCACCTATGATCCTATCTATATGCCGGGTGTAAGTGCCGCCTCCAATGGAATGAAAGTGACAGATGAAATTATTGCCGTAGAAACAAGTGGACATACCACTATGAATATTAAAAAGGGTACCGACACGTTTGGTTACGTAGGACACAGAGTCTATGGCAGTATGGGTGATGGCAGTTCTGCTGATCAAATGATCTCTACCTATAGTTATACTACCGCTATTTTGATGGTATGTGCTGTAAACTCCTCATCCTACTGCTACAAGCCAGGTATTACAGCCGGTACCGCATTAGAAACCAAAGCAGGTATCACCTCTCTTGGCAGAGCCGGAGCAGATACAGATAACTGGCCAATGGTAAGAAAAGGAGGATGGATGGCTTTAGAATCTAAAACCAAAGCTTTTGTACCGAACAGGGTCGCTTTTGATGCATCAGGAAATCCTGTGGGTATTACAGCTGCCAACTTTGTAGAAGGTATGATGGTATATGATACTACCAACAAATGCATGAAGATATACACCTTAAAAGAAGGAGGCGCTTCTATGGCCTGGCATTGCATCTCCACACAAGCATGCCCAGATGGTAGTTCCGGAGGTGGTGGCAGTACGTTATCACTGAATTGCTCATCAGCAGTATTCAGCCCTGCAACAGCTACACAGGGCACGATGTACAATGGTACCCTTACCGTACCTTATACAGGTGGAAACGGGAGCAGTTATACAGCACAAAGCTTCACACAAAACGGATTGACATTTACCCGCCCTGCCGGTAATTTTGCTACAGGTAGCGGAAATATTGTGTACAACGTTACAGGTACTCCGGCAACGGCAGGTTCAATATCTGTAAGTATCAGTATAGGAGGACAAAGCTGTAATGGGCTTAGTCTTACTGTAAACCCGTATGTGGGAGGTCCGGGTACATTAGCACTTAGCTGTTCATCAGCTATATTCAGTCCTTCAACGGCTACACAGGGTACAACATACAGTGGTACACTTATGGTACCTTACACTGGAGGAAATGGAAGCAGCTATGGAGCACAAAGCTTTATACAAAACGGATTGACCTTTACACTTCCTGCAGGTACTTTTACCACAGGCAGCGGAAACATTGTATACAACATTGCAGGTACTCCGGCAACAGCAGGTGTAACTTCTGTAAACATCAGCATAGCAGGACAAAGCTGTAGCGGGCTTAATCTTAGTGTAACCCCGGCCGGAGGAGGTATTTTACCATCTACCATCACTCTTCTACAGGATAGAAAGTCCTGGATAGCGTCAGTTTACGATACGGATTATATTCCTTATACAGCACCTACGGCGCCGGCAAGCTACAACCGCCCGGTAGCAGCGGACGGTATTAATGAATCCAAAACAGCAGACTATCAGGGTTCTATTACGACTACAGGCTTCACGGTGCAAATTCCTGTAGCGAATGTAACAGGCAGCGGAAATATAGCCGCATGGACGACTACAGCAGTAATACCGGCAGCTTATACAGAAGACGGACAATCCAGAATTTTAGAATTATCCTGGGCTGCACAGTCTTATACCACAGCTACCAAATTTATTACGGCTACCATCAAATCTTTGGGTGGAGATATGCTTGCCAAGAAACTGGACATTAATGCAGGTATCGGAAATGATTACATGGGGGTATTGCTAGGCATGTTCCAGTATCCTTACAATAATGCAGGAACACTTACAGGGTATGAAGTACGTGATATTCCGGGAATACCAGACAGAATGTTTGGGCTGGCAGATAATAATGGCAGCACAACCAGCCATCTGATGCTTTATCTGCCGGTTCAGGGAGAAGACGGAAATATCTGGCTGAACAATAATCTGGGCGCCGATTATACCAATCTGATGAACACAAACTTTAATCTGACGCAGCAGGCTACAACTGATCAGGATTATCTTGCCTATGGATCTTTGTTCCAATGGGGAAGAAAGGGAGATGGGCATGAGCTCACCAACTGGAACAGTGGTACTGGAGGATTAGCGGCAACAGCCGTATATCTGGGTGCAACAACGGGTCCCCTTACAGAACCACTAACAACCCCTAATTATATAGCATCACCTGGAGGAACAAACTCGGACTGGAGAAGCCCTGCTTATGATACCACTCGATGGTTGGGAATGTCCGGGGTCAACAATCCTTGTCCTCAGGGGTTCAGAGTTCCAACTCAGGCAGATCAGAATAGTCTGGCTAATGCAGTGAATGCTAAACCTCTACCAACCAATGCAGTTGAAAGATCGGCTTTACGATTACCTCGTCCGGGTTATAAGAGTGGCAGGATTAATTATACCAATACAGGGGCCTTTGGATATTACTATAATTCATATTCAGGTACTGCAGGTACTTTAGGATACCTTTCAACCGTATATGGAAGTGGTAATACTATAGGACAAGGAACTAGTTCTATTGGTCTTACAAGTGCAGCATCGGTTCGCTGTATAAAAAACTGATAAAGGAGTTTAGATTCATCCTTTAGCAGATATAATCTTTAAAACAGATCTAACAGGTTTCAAAAAGCCTTATCAAAGTTCAACATCTTGATAAGGCTGAAAACCTGTCAGACTAAAAAAATATAATCCAGATAATGGCGTACTGCAGGATTTTATATTTGCTTTCCGCTTGGAAAGTTTCTTTTATTAATGAAAGCAGAAACAAATCCATAACACCAACTGATCTCAACAGGATACTAAAGAGGCTTGTCAGATGTTTTTTGGAGTCCTTTGGTCAGAAAATTCAGGTAACTCAGTAGACGATATTCTTCATCAAACAGCAGAATAATGAAGTCATTCCATTAAAAAAATACCTTTTAGCTTATTGTAATGAAGTTCGTAAGAAAAATCAAATTTTAAAAACAATTATCATGGCTTAACCCCCATTCAATAAAGGGAAGTTAATCAGAATTCATGATGATAATCAATATAATATCGAAAATAGAAAAGTGTGCTCGGATCCTATAAAAATTGATATTAAAAATTATAAATCAGCCGAGGAATTAGTTATTTTAGTCTCCTGACTTTGAGTCAATAGCGACAAAAAATCACCGTAGTTTCATTAATTTTATTATATATCTTTGCAATGAAAATACTGCAAAATGAAAAAGAAAATTGTGCTTATCCAAGATGATAAAGATGTTCTTGAAGTTATGGATGAAATCTTGGAAGATGAGGGTTTTGATGTTATACCTTCATTGACAACCGAACCAATCAAAAGAATTGACAAAATCGATCCTGACTTGGTTATAGTAGATGATAACATAAAAGGCAGCAAAAAGGGATCAAAAGTAATTAAAGGATTAAAGGATGATCCTCAAACCGAAGATTTATCTGCTGTTTTAACCTCTACATCTTATGATTTGCCCAAAACGGCCGAAGCATGTAAGGCTGATGACTTTATTGAAAAACCGTTTGATATTGATCATATGATTAATGTAGTTAAAAAAAATTCTTGAGAAAAATGAATACAGAATTTTATTATAGGTTATCTTAACTATATATTATTTAAAATATCGAAAAGTTTTCCGGATTTATCTGGGTTTACTTTAGAGTTAATCCTTGCTTTAAAAACCCTTACACTTCCCTCTGTTATGTCTTCAAGAACTGAAATCTCCTTTGAACTTAAATTAAGTTTGAAATAAACGCACAGCTTAAGCTCTTTAGTACTAAGTAACGGAAACTTCTTTGAGAGATTAGTTGTAATAGCCACGACTTTATCTGACAGTTAGGGGTTAAAAATAATTGTCAGTTATCCAATATTATCCTTACTTCCAAAAGTAAGGATTTTTTGTTCCTCTGCAAGAGTTTCCAATAATTTCTCTTTTGCAATAGTTTTACTATCTAGAAACGTCTGCATCGGTGTTTTACCGTAACAATGTTTTCCTGTATGCGTTCTTTCATTGTTGTAATACGACAACCAGCTGTTCAGGTCTAATTGCAGTTCTTCAATACTTCTGTAAATTTTCTTTCTGAAAGCTATGGCATAAAACTCGTCCTGTATCGTCCTGTGAAAACGTTCACAAATACCATTGGTCTGAGGGCTTTTAGCCTTGGTCTTCGTATGATCGATATCTTCAATGGCCAAATAGAGCTGGTATTCATGCTGTTCTCTTATTCCACAGTATTCCGTTCCTCGGTCTGTTAAAATTCTGAGTAAACGAAGTTCCTGCTGCTCAAAGAAAGGGACTACCTGATCATTAAGCATGTCAGCAGCAATAAGAGCATTTTTACGGTCATATAGCTTTGCAAATACTACCTTTGAATATGTATCAATAAAAGTTTGTTGATAAATATGTCCAACTCCTTTGATATTGCCTACGTAATAAGTGTCTTGAGCTCCTAAATATCCAGGATGATGAGTTTCAATTTCTCCATGAGCTTTTTTCTCTTCCTTAGCCCTTTCTAGTGCTGAAAGTTGAGATTCAGTAAGGACTACACCATCTTGAGCAGATTTGGCTTCTAGGGCTTTCAATCTTAGTTTAAACGTATGTAGATCGTGTCTTAACCAAATACTTCTGACTCCACCTGGTGATACAATGAAACCTTTCTTTTTAAGTTCATTACTTACTCTAAGCTGCCCCAAAGCAGGGTTTTCAATAGCTATATCAACAACAGCTTTTTCAATGACTTCATCTACACGATTCTTTAATACTGGCTTTCTTCTGGAGATTTCCTGTAATGCTAATTCACCTCCTTGCTCATACAATTCTTTAAATCTATAAAAACTGTCTCGGGAATAGCCCAT
This region of Chryseobacterium vaccae genomic DNA includes:
- a CDS encoding response regulator is translated as MKKKIVLIQDDKDVLEVMDEILEDEGFDVIPSLTTEPIKRIDKIDPDLVIVDDNIKGSKKGSKVIKGLKDDPQTEDLSAVLTSTSYDLPKTAEACKADDFIEKPFDIDHMINVVKKNS
- a CDS encoding IS481 family transposase; translation: MTTQQKIIKNKLGVLELAQHLGNVSKACKVMGYSRDSFYRFKELYEQGGELALQEISRRKPVLKNRVDEVIEKAVVDIAIENPALGQLRVSNELKKKGFIVSPGGVRSIWLRHDLHTFKLRLKALEAKSAQDGVVLTESQLSALERAKEEKKAHGEIETHHPGYLGAQDTYYVGNIKGVGHIYQQTFIDTYSKVVFAKLYDRKNALIAADMLNDQVVPFFEQQELRLLRILTDRGTEYCGIREQHEYQLYLAIEDIDHTKTKAKSPQTNGICERFHRTIQDEFYAIAFRKKIYRSIEELQLDLNSWLSYYNNERTHTGKHCYGKTPMQTFLDSKTIAKEKLLETLAEEQKILTFGSKDNIG